From the genome of Tolypothrix sp. NIES-4075:
TATAAAGGGATTTAAGGCTGTCGGTGAGTTGGATCAGAGATTCGGGACACATGGTTATAGATGGTACACTGATTATCTCTTCAGTATCCCAGCATTTTGGATCATTTATTTCTTGGATTACTCTTAAGTACCCGCGAGAGATTATTGGGCGCAACGCTACTGAAAGTTTCTTTCCTAAGAAATCTGGGATTTATTCGCAATGGCTGTTGGATGATGCTGGGGTGTTTACATTTTGTCGTTACTACCCAGCCATAAATTTACTAGCAGCAGTGGCAAATAATCCCGACGAGCAAGCCCAAAGAACAACAGCACTCGCTCGTCATGCTGACAAGTTTGTAGCACTCACTGAGTTTTCTAAACAGTTAGTGGAATCACTATGAGAAAGAGGGGGAAAGGGGAAAGGGGAAAGGGGAAAGGGGACTCATAAACCCCCTATTTAATGCGGAGGGGAATAAGAGCGTAAGGATGCTGATTTTTGTCGCACTACGTGTCTCAAAAATCTTCCAATACATCTGTCCATATTTAAAAATAAGGGCTTTATACCATGTGGGGAAAAGTTTTTTCTTCTGACATTACCCCTTACTATGAACCCCTTTTCCCCTTCTTGGTAACAAAGTTTGCACTCAACCTAAATTTTAGAGGATTTATGAAAGCACGTTACTTGAAAAAAGTTGTATTTGGTACAGCTATGGCGATCGCACTCCTATCAACTGCAAACACTCCTTCTCTTGCTACAACCCTTCCTTTTCAAAGTGACAATCCCTTAGCGAAAGTGTTTGAGCAATTTACTTCTCAACTTGGTTCTTTGCAAAGTTATGTGTCTTCCATCCTCTCTGACAAAATTCAACCCTTAGCTGAATCTTTGGGGGGAGATTTACAAGCTGCCATTGATGAAGCAATGGGTGCATTAGGTTTACCCGACCCGACTGTTGCAAGAAAAGAAGTTGAGAAAATAGGGGCTGCTATAGATGCTCCGGTTAACCCGGTTGAGAACGCAACTAATGAAGTTGATCGTCAAATTACCCGTGCAGTCAGTGCTTCAACGTTAGGTAAAGAAGGTCAAGAACGCCAAAAAGAACAAATTCAGCGCACACAACAATCGATTGAGCGAGTCCAGCAACAAGCAACAACTGCTCAAAGCGAAGTTGTGACGCAAAACGTGATGAAGCAAATCGCTCAACAAAACGCCCAACAAGCAGCAATCTTAGGAGCGATGCGAGCTGACGGATTGAAACAGCAACAGTCGCAAGATTTAGCGAATATCAACTTGACTAATATCTCTCGCTCTGTTGATGGTCAGAACCAGGCAAAGCAACGGGAAACGGTAGGTCAAGGATTTCAAAACTACCGCACAACTGCCAAAGCGCGGTTGTTCTAGAAGATTTTAGCAGATGAGAGGTACGCCGTCTATGTTGTTATTTCAACTGTTCAGTTCTGGATTGATTATTGCTCAAACATCAAAAGTGGGTGAGGAAGCTTCTCGCATCACTGAAGATGGGGCTGCGGCAAGTGCTGCAATTGCTGAATCTATGAACGGACTTTGGGATGATGTACTTAGCGGCGGTTTGTATGGAGCGATCGCACAACTGGGTGTGTTCTTTGGGGTTGGCACTCTCCTGTTATTCGTTGTTCAATGGGCAAAAGACATGGTAGACGGTGATAACCCCAAAGCTTTCTCGGAACTAATTTGGCCTCTTGTAGTTGTAGTTCTTCTTAGCAACCAAGCTCAACCTTTAGCAGCCGCAACCAGAGGTCTGCGTGAGATTATCAATCAGACGAATCAAACGCTGTTAACTTCTACTTCAGCTTCGATTCAACTTCAAGAAGCTTATCAACGAGCAATGGCTGATATTGGTTCCCAGGATGCAGCGCGATCGCTTTTAACTCAATGCGAATCCATTGCTGACCCCCAACAACGTCGCGAATGCATGGAGAATGCCATTGCTCAGGCAAAACAAATTGCTGATAGTTCTCCTAATGGTGGTAAGGGGTGGTTTCCTGATTTTGGCGTGAGTGAATTTTTCAACACGAATGTGTTTCAATTGGCAGTAAGAGGTTGGTTAATAGCTTTTTCAATTGCCTTTCAATGGATGATTGAAATTTCTATGTTACTTACTGCTTTGATGGGACCGTTAGCAGTGGGTGGCTCACTGCTTCCTGTAGGTCAAAAAGCAATTTTTGCTTGGTTAACAGGCTTTTTCAGTGTGGGAATGGTAAAGATTTCATTTAATATTATTTCTGGACTTGTTGCCACCCTGGTTGTAAATGCCCAAGAGAATGACCCGATGATTTTTGCCTTTGCCACTGGACTGCTTGCCCCGATTTTAGCAATGGTGATCGCAGCAGGTGGAGGCATGGCAGTTTTTAATAGCTTATCCAGTATTACTCGTTTTGGATTGAGCAGTGTAGTCACCAGAATTTTACCCCAATTTAAATAAGTAAATAGACGCAAATAAACTTCACTCATAAGGAGAAAGGGGGAAAGAGGGAAGAAATTTAACACGGTAATTGTGACCCTACTCAATTAAAGACAAGCGAAATAGCAGCGTATTTATTAAATCCTAAATATCCAAGGAAAAGAAAATATGTTTTTATGCGGATCTTAAATTACCTCTTCCTTTACTTTTTTCTCCTCCTTGATAATTGTGTTAAAAGTTGGTGCTTTCTGGTTATTAGTTATTAATAGCCCAAATAATCAACTTTATTTGTACCAATCTACTTAAAAAACTTAAAGAAGTGATGATTTATGGCTGCATCAAAAGATATTAGCAATGATTCAGTTGACCAAAAGCGCCTCCGCTTTTTGAATCGTCAACAAACTAAATTCTCTACAGGTGATGCTTTAGCTTTATTTGCTGTAGGAACATTTGGATTACACATTTTGACTTTTTTTGTGTTGTTAATGCTGTATGGCTCCTACTCCTCACTTAGTAAGAAAGCACCCCCCTCTCTCGTGCAGTTAGAAACAGGTAAGTCAATTAGTGTAGCGCCTTTGGGTAGTCTGGAACGTACACCCCAAGTAGTAACGCGGTTTGTAACTGACACAATGACTTTGATGATGAATTGGTCAGGAACTCTCACTCCTACAACTGTTGAAGAGGCGAATAACCCTAAATTAGATTCAGGGGTAGACATTCGTTCACTGGGGAATGGACGCGGCAAAGTAACAACCGGAGCGTGGCAGGCATCCAATGCTTTAAGTGAAGATTTTCGCAAGGACTTTTTAAAGTTGTTAGCTGATTTAACTCCTCAAAGTGTGTTCAAAGGAACAACGCAAGTAGTGTTAGTTCCCCTTTCAATCCAACCTCCTATAAAAATTGCTGAAGGGAAATGGAAGGTCAAAATGGTTGCTAATTTAACCGTCTTTAACCGGGGAAATAATGTGGGTGAAGTAATTGCTTTTAATAAAGAAATATTTGTTCGGGTAGTGTCAGCACCAGAGCCACCCGCAACGATGACAGGACTAGCAGCTGTAATTTACCAAGTTAGGGCAAGCGGGTTAGAAATTTATGCAATTCGGGATTTACCAGAGGAGAATTTGTAATGGATAAAGAGCTAAATGAAACGGCTAGCTTCATGCCACAAGATGACCAGTTAGACTCAGAATGGGATGAAGCGAAACTAGCTCAATTAATTGGTTTTGATGATTTTAATGGCAATGAAGCAACAGACAAGTTAATTTCAGAGGGAATTGATAACAGTTTTCCTGAAAGTGAAAATGCATGTTTATCTGATGATTTAAGTCAGAATGTTATTGCTCAATATGAACTATTTGATGATCCGCTAACTGGTAAAACCCAGCCAACTTTATCAGGAAATCCGTTTGCTAAATCTGGCGTAGTAGGGTTGGGAATGCTGGCGGTATTTGGTTCCAGCGCCATATTTTTAAACACTATTATGGGGTCAAAACCTAAATCTGCTCCGAGTATGGTTACGGTGTCCAAACCCGAAATCCAAGCAACAAAAGTTGAAACTCAGGAGGCTGAGACAGGTAAGTTTAAGGCGCAGCTGGCATTAGGGAGCCAAGCTGAAAAAATTAAGTCAGTCGAGCAGTCAAAAAGTCCTAAAACTACAATTGTTGAAAAACCAACGAATAAACCATCTTTCGGCACTGCACCTGTTCCCCGTCCGGTAGTGAACAAAAGTCAAACTGTACCACCTGTCCGCTACATTTCAAGACCGCCTCAACCCGTTCGACAACCACTACGTCTGCCAGTTCAACAACCTATTAGACAACCGATTCAACAACCTGTAAGACAGGCGCTAGCTAGTTTTCCCACGGTGCGAGAAACACCGAAGTCTAACACATCTGCGTCCAATTCAAAGCCAGTCGATCCAATGGAACAATGGCTAGCAATGAGTCGTTTAGGGAGTTACGGTGGTGTCCAAACGAATGAAGTTACTACATCTGCCTCAAAACAAATGCAGCAACCCTCGGTAAATGCGATGCCTGCGGCGGGCGGAGCCATCGCCGAAAACAGGACTTTACCCATCGCCCATTTAACCTCGACAGATGCGGAGTATCTGCCGTCTGTTACAAGCTCTGAGCAGCTTGGCTCTTACAAGCTAGAGGCTAGGGCGCACTCCCCAATTGCGCGTGGACTCTCTTCCGGTGACTTAAGGCAGAGTAGCGCAATGCCAGAGGCGATAGCAAAGCGAGTAAAGAGCGTTCACCTAGCGTCTGCTTCAGAAGCGCAGATGGGTCAGGTAAAAAGTAGTCAAACAACTTCAGATCAAGAAACAATCCCCCGTGCCACTCCAGTCCGAACTATAAGCGACGGAGTAGTTGCACCTCAAAATCCGCAAGTTGAGGAGGAAGTGGTTGCAGCTCAAATTAATCCGGCTGAAGAAGCTGCTCTTCTCACAGGTGTACCTGTGCGACGGCTAACAGTGGGCGGTCAAAGTCAAGGGCAATTAGTCACCCCGGTGATTTGGGCTGATTCTAAGAGTAACACTGTTGCTACCAAGTCTGACCGCAAGAGCGAAAAGTTTATTGTCCAACTGGCTGAACCAATAACC
Proteins encoded in this window:
- a CDS encoding TrbI/VirB10 family protein, encoding MDKELNETASFMPQDDQLDSEWDEAKLAQLIGFDDFNGNEATDKLISEGIDNSFPESENACLSDDLSQNVIAQYELFDDPLTGKTQPTLSGNPFAKSGVVGLGMLAVFGSSAIFLNTIMGSKPKSAPSMVTVSKPEIQATKVETQEAETGKFKAQLALGSQAEKIKSVEQSKSPKTTIVEKPTNKPSFGTAPVPRPVVNKSQTVPPVRYISRPPQPVRQPLRLPVQQPIRQPIQQPVRQALASFPTVRETPKSNTSASNSKPVDPMEQWLAMSRLGSYGGVQTNEVTTSASKQMQQPSVNAMPAAGGAIAENRTLPIAHLTSTDAEYLPSVTSSEQLGSYKLEARAHSPIARGLSSGDLRQSSAMPEAIAKRVKSVHLASASEAQMGQVKSSQTTSDQETIPRATPVRTISDGVVAPQNPQVEEEVVAAQINPAEEAALLTGVPVRRLTVGGQSQGQLVTPVIWADSKSNTVATKSDRKSEKFIVQLAEPITDEEGFVTLPAGTAIVAKVVDINDSGLAQMEATQIVIDGQEYVLPAGAISIRGTEGQPLIASKWGNKGGAIASHDATAFLFGSLAKVGEVMNRPDFESSASTTGSSFSTSTTTRSLSPNLLGAVLEGGFTPLTKQILQRNERDLQKMLQRSNVWYVRAGTNVQVFINQSFEF